In the Colius striatus isolate bColStr4 chromosome 3, bColStr4.1.hap1, whole genome shotgun sequence genome, ggccgcccgccgccgctgcgcCGCTGACCCagggcgcggggccggcggaGGCGGTAGCGGAGGTAAGCGGCGGCGCGCCCGGGCCGgtcggtgcggtgcggtgcgggtgcgggcggcgggcgggccgCGCTGCCCCTGGGGTGCCGGTTGGGATTGTCAGTGAGATAAAGGCGTAAAAGCAGACAAGAGGAGGGGAAGCACTGGGGAAGGCTGAGTCAGGCCACAGTAAACAagagggctgcagcaggcacttATGCAACAGTCAACCTGGGACTGCAAAACTGCTGCTTGCTTCAGAAGGGGGTAGTTCAGAGGGACCGAGTCAGACTGCTGCACCATCGTAAGGACTTACCCAGACGTggtctgtgaagaaaaaaacgCCTTTAAAATGACAAAAGACAGGGCTGGGTAAGAAATGCTGAGCTGGGCCTGTACAGCCCAGCAAACAGGTTCATTGCCGTCACAGGTAAGTAACAATTAAAAAGGGGTAATTTCTACAGTAGTGGCAAAAATACTTCATCTGGTAATTTAGAAGTCATCAACAAAACttgttcagaaaatatttttattttggacatttatttttgttcatttcaaaGGTAAGTTTTGTAATTTTCATAAGATTCCTACCTAACACAATGAATTGCCATTTTATCATTACACCAGAACTGTCTTATTTAATTGCAGTTAGagaacttaaagaaaaaagaggcaATTACTAAAAACACTTGTGAAACCAGGCATTACCCAGCTCTATGAAGCATGGTAGCAAAGACTGTTGATCTGAGACAATATACAGATGAGTATTCAGTGGCTGATGTAATTTGGGCTGGAGTAATCAAAGCTATATGCTTAAGGATAAACCTACATAATGGCATTACTTGATTGTACCCATGCCTGTGCTTAGTCAACCTTGCACTCACTGTAATGCATATATTTGCAATATCTAGTTCCAGTCTGTTGCTTTGGTTCAATGAAATGTCATTTTGGTTGCCTGtgcaaaacagcttttcttcttctttcttaaaaacTTAAACCAAAAGATGCATCCTGAAAGTAAACTGCTCTTTGAGCACTCAAAAATTGTGTGAGGATTGAAAAACAACATGACGACCTTACACTTTCTACTCATAGCAAATACTATAGCTAAAGAACTGAtttgagaaaacaaagtttttcCACAGAGGTGAAAGAAAATCTTGAAAACAACAAGGTTGCTGCTGCCACCGATGCCACTTATCTGAGGAAATCCAACATATGAGAGTAGAATAAAATGTTTGGCGAGCTAAAATTACTGCATTTTTGGCCTGAATTCTGGCACAGGCTACGGTATTTAGAACTAAACAACTGCAGTGGGAAATAAAAATTGGAAGTTGACATGAATCTAGAACAAATGCTTGTACCATGGCTGAAGTGACAAAGGATTAGCGCTACAGAGATGCAACCACATATCCATATGCTTACAAACCCCACACCGTGTAATTTAGCTGTATGGTTCATGGAGTACAACATGCTGGTCTAGTAACATTCATTTTAATTGCACAATGTTTATTGTGGATTTGATTAAATCTTGTTCTGTCTCTGGAAAGAATGCAGGTACGTGTACTTAGACTTTAGTGTACGtgctaaaagaaaaacacacaaaacaacaTTAGGTATGTGACAGTGTCAAGAGCACACGTGACATGGGAAATCACCTGCTGCAGAAATTCTGTGCTGTCCCAGAAATGGGCTGGCAGGAATAATAACCAGGATTTCAAGGCTGTGGATGTTTTGAGTTGTACTTAAGAgattatttctgcattttggaAAGAGACTTCTCATGATTGCTTTGAAGTTTGCTGAGTTCAGTTAAAATGTTATCTCTTTACTTACTAATGATAAAGAAAAGATAGATGGGCAACAACTGCTGATACTAGCatacttttttaaagaattcaAGCTATTTTGAGAGGAAACGATAGCTAATTCTTGCTTTTGGAAAGTCAGGCAGCCCTGATATTAGGTTCCCTAGACTACAGAGGtccattgttttttttcagaactaaATGGTTGTAGGTTGGAAGTCAGAATACAAACCGACCTATAAAGAAACCTCTTTCACCTCAGTTTCCAGTGTCCTCTAGTCTTTGTCAATTTTATCAGTGATCCAAAATATATCCACTATACTGCCTTGGATGTGCCTCCTAAGAAACTAACTTTTCAAGAGAAAGCTTATTTAATGCCTTAGACCACTCTGTCTCATTGCTAAGATTCGTGCTTCAGCTCGTGTCCTTCAATTCTTCAGCAGCTACTCTGATACATTGTTAGCTATATAACAGGTACTGCTCAATAATTTTAAGAAACATTGTACTAATCTTCATATATATTACATGGAAACTTACTTCAAAGAGATACAGTTTATTATTTACCACTGTTGAGTGTCCCCTATCAATTCATTTGCCGCTAATTTTATTTAGATTAAAACTTCAGAACATTTACTAGACTCATGAAATTTTGAATCACAGCTGACTTTCTTCTAGACTAACAAGATCTAAAGGCATTTTAGTCACAGACCTTAAACTGATCAGTTATGTAAAGCATGTTATctctacatttaaaatattttcttcattgtaCACTGCATTTCACTTACAATACAGTATTTTAACAATACTTTCATTATTTCTCCCTACAGAAAAGCTGGTAACCAGCAGAGAAGATACAAAAGCTAGAATCAGCATGTGGAGCTGTGAAACCTTAAACAACAGTACAGAGAACAGTGAGGACCAGCACCTCTGCCATGACTTCCACCTCGTGCTTTCCATCTTTTCCCTACTCTACCTCATTATATGTTTCCCAATTGGCCTTTGTTACAATGGCTTGCTGGTCCTAGTTAATCTTTATAACAAAGCTACTATGACTATGCCAGATGTTTACTTCGTCAACATTGCCATTGCTGGTCTCATCATCAATGCTCTGGCACCAATGTACCTTTTAGGTCTTGCCAATACAAAATGGGCCATCTGGAATTCTAACAACGAAGTTTATATTACCTTACTTATTTTATTCAACGTCTCATCTTTAGTTACCATGTACTCTACCACATTACTCAGTCTGGACTACTACATTGAACGTGCTCTACCTAGAACTTACATGTCAAGTGTGTACAACACCAAACATGTTTGTGGATTCATATGGGGTGGTGCCATGCTTACAAGCTTTTCATCTCTCCTCTTCTACGTCTGCAATCACGTATCCACTAAAATAATAGAATGTTCCAAGatgcagaacaaagaagcagcagatgcCATTATGGTGTTTATCGGGTATGTGGTACCGGCGATTGCAGTACTGTACGCACTTATATTGATCTTGCGAATACGCAAAGAGGCTACACCACTGGATCAAGACACTGGACGATTAGATCCGTCAGTGCACAGGCTTTTGATTGCCACAGTCTGCACACAGTTCACGTTATGGACACCCTATTACGTTGTTCTCTTGGTAAGCACATTTACTACCGCACAAGGAAGAGTCACAGATGAAAGTTACAGTCGAatattacattttaccaagatTTTATCAAAATTCTTGGCTTTCTCAAGCAGCTTTGTAATGCCTCTGCTCTACAGATACATTAACAAAAATTTTCCCAACAAATTACGACGTTTGCTTAAAAAGATACATTGTGGGAATCAAGCGTGTTCTCATGAACGCACAGTAGTACAGCAAGTTATGACGTAGGTATGAAAAATCCCCCCTGGTGCTCTGTTACTGCAGTACTTGGCATACCAGTACTGAGACTGTGATATTGCTGTGTTGGCACACACAGAGTCATTAATGTGAGCATCCCAGCCAAGAGGCTAGAAGGAGCTTTCAATTGCAGTTAAACGAAACAGTCTTAATTTTCAAGTAGTTAATTGTTGCTGAAATCTTGTGAGACTCTAGCCTGTGTGCTGTAATACCTGTGACATCTAATACTTTCAGTGCACTGAATTGGTTACAAAAAGCATCAGCTCTGTCTTCATCGCTCTAATATTCCTGCCTGAAGAAATCACTAAGTTTATCAAAGTCTTGACTGAAGACACAGCACCTTGTATTTTGTATAGAAAAAGGTATTACCTTGTGTTCTGTACAAAGAAGTGATAGTGCTATCCTTGATGAAGTAAATAGCATTTTTCAATGAAGATGATATAGATGATCTTTACTAAAGATCACAACATCCAGTTATACATGTCCAAATAGTAAATGTTAAttataaattaaattatttaatttctctctccatCACTGAATCCCCTCTAAAAGAAGCCTAATTTACCATTcccagaaattattttctcgCACAAACTAACTTAAGTTTTAACATTGATGGtaaattgatttttgtttttctagctgtaacaattaacaaaaatgtggtttatttttccagtgctttgtTTGCATCCTAAAACATTTCAagaattcagaaatatttattaactAATTCTAAGGGAACTGAGAGATGTTTGTTCCACATATTAAAATGAAGGACACAGTGGTTTACAAGGTTAAATCAAGATTTAACTAGTAAAGATTGTCTGGCTAAGTGTTATGGTCCACATATGTTCATGTAACAAGAGTaattatcttaaaaataaatatgtttatgattaacattttgtattttcaagGGATATGTTTGcaagaaataaatttaaatctCTTGAATCTAAGGCATCAGTGGAGGTTTGGAAATCATACAAAATCCCTCAATACAtacaagatattttaaaataagagtaTTACATGGGAATCCTAGTCAGCATCAGAGCTTTTTGCTGACCTCTCAGAAATTATGTATCTCAAAGTGATTCTTGAATACTTGGTAAAAGTACAGTTTCTGTATTTCacagcaggaaagaagaaatgcaaTCCAGATTGCCAAATTTTACTCAGTAtatgaaatacataaaaaacacaaacatgcTGCAGAAAGCAAATTAATGCTTACCCACAACAGCAAATGACAAAACAGTGACCCCAAGAACTACCCATTCCTATGCTGTTGCTGCAAGAGGGGGTAGAAGTTAAACTCATGTTCTCCTGGTTTTGGGGCAGCAAGACATCTTTGTCACTGGGCCTGCAACACAGCAGAAtcattttgctgctgaagtTGTCACAACATAACTCGGATTCCGCGTAACTAGTAAAAATTTTTTTCAAGCCTCTGGTATAGAAAAACTACAGAGCAAAACCAGAACTGAACCTTTACCATCGCTTATAGCACAGAATCATCCGATAATTGGTCTTGTCAGCATagagacatagaatcatagaatggtaggggttggaagggacctttagagatcatctagtccaatgcccctgcagaagcaggtccacctagatcaggtcgtataggaCAAGGGGAAGCAGGTGGAAAACAGCCTTTTCAgatcttttcccttctcttcagtATTATTCAAGTGATTACTTCTCATAACCATCTTTGCTTATCGTCTGCATATACAAGCATCTCTTAAGTTACCAACATCCAGGTGGAAGACTCTCCATTAATCTTCACTCCTTTTCCTAGCTTTTcagattattcttttttaaacccTCAAACTCCATACACTAAATCATTTATTTCCTTGGCATTTTCTCCACACAAAAACTATGCAGCACAACTACATCCATTTACATCCATCCAGTTTTAGACTGTTGGTAAGAACCATATTAAGGAATGTAGCCTTTACTCTTGTGTCCAATCCACACACTAATTCATAGTGCCTCTATGCTGACATGACAATGGCTGCTttggatggggttttttcccccctggaTAGGTTTACTGTAAATTTCTACACGTCTTGAGCAATTCAAGGTCACTTCTTTATAGAAGTGCTTACTGAAGAAATCTTCCCCTTATAACTGTCAAGCAAAgagtctcctcctcttcctatctgaagaaaattaagagTTTCCTAATGCATCAGATTTGATCTCTCGCGTAAAGTCTGCTAAAGAAATTCTGACCCAGCAGAGAGGAACTGGCTTATCTGGTGTGAACAGAGGCTTCCAGAACTGGGACACTGCCAGATCAGTGTGGCTGAACAGGCAGTATTAAGTCCAATTTTTACTTCCAcgttgctttcttctttttcttcctccttagATATCTTACTTGCTGTCTCTAACAGGACTCTCACAtttatttgttccttttttctccaAGCTCACAGTTTCAGATCATGACTCTTATCAtttctctttatctttttttctcatcttcgaCTTCTCTGTGCTatgtaattttcattttgctccTCTGTTGCCGACAATACTTGGGCTTGTACACTTGGCACCATTCACCACTCATGTTTACTTCATTAGACTGACTCCTTTATAATGACACAAATCTTGCTCAGTTATTTGACGTTACAAACGCATTTCTGTAGTAGCGTGGAAGCTGCTATTTAAGAGATGGAGAAAGAATAAGGTTTATATCATTCACCCTTGAAATCtcaatgttgattttttttttcttaatctttcttATTGCAGCAGAATTAAGTATGTTGGTGTGATTCcttgaaaataaactaaatgtGGTGGCAATCACATAGACAAGCAACTTTCATAATTCAGTGAACAAGACTGATACCcattcagcatttttttaagAGTTAATTTCATATATTACTTGCCTCAAAGAAACTGTGCCATGGAGCTGTCTGGCTGCTGTTCTCCTAAGGAAATTCTGTACTTAATTTCAGCACCATCACATGGTATCTCTTAAAAAGTGGTATCCCAAAAACTGAGAGCTCTGCAATGTTTATATAAAGAACAGTAAATGACCAAGTCAGTAAAATACTTAAGGAAATACATGGTATCACAAACACAGAAGAATTTTATGGGACCCTTCCATTTCAAATACCTGACGGTTTCTGATTACTGTAAATAGGGACTTAACCTAtttcacatttaaataaatatgagTACTGTACATATGCAAGATAAAAATGAACCTGCTGATGTAAAAAGAATTTGCAGAGAATTTATTAAGTTATTTCTTGAAGTGTACCATTTAAATGTAAGTCTCTGAAGAGTAAGGTGTactctgtgtttctgtatgTATATACTGTATACTGAAAAGTAAGCACTGATTAAGTGCCATTATTAACAGTGGTGTTTTCTCACAAAATTAAACTTAATATTTGAGTTGATCTGTGGCTTATGGCCCTCTTGCTGAACTACCAATTCAGACAAATCAATGAACCAAGAAAAATGTTGCGCTGTGCTTCTGCTAGTTCAAAACAAGTCCTTGTTGACTAACTTAGCAGAGTTCCTAGTTTCAGAAGTTGCTATTTGAGAATCAAATTGAGTTGATCTCTGAAGATACATTTTAGTTAATGAAAGAAAGTGATCAACCACTAGAAAATGTCTGGTTctattaaaattaaatgaaataaaatgaagagaTGTGGCCTCCAATATTATGtcaaaatattacagaaatggACTTTCTGCAAAGCTTCACAAAGTAACTATTGACTCATAATACATTCTTAGTAGAAATATTCAAGTGTATCTGGTCAGTaaaatatgtgatttttttttttttggtcttgatAAAAACTTGTGTCAGACAAggttaaaaatgtgttttactgaattaaaacataacaaattGCATGACTTGGGTGTCAAATCAGACATGTTATCAAATTTTCCAGGTCATATTTTTTACATCATTAAAGTCTTATTTATAAGCATGAAGTTAGACgggaatgaaagcaaaaaggcaCACCACCAAAACACTAGCACTCCTTTTTTCATCATAAAGACTCCTGAAACTAATAAGCTAGAGTAACATTGCACCACAGAAATACACGTTGGTGATTAACGCATACATCAGCCATGTCCTTGTCACTTCCTCTTCTTTGCTCTCCCACAAATGAGATCTCGGAAATCAGCTCCCTGCAGAAATTCTCTTGGTTCCCAGAACAACCTAATATAATAACCCTTACCTTTGGCATCCTGAAGAAAATGTAACTTTAAGAATATAACATTCCTCATAATAAATTTATTACAGCGACCACTTCATATAAGCAAAAGATGACTCACCATGGATCAGTTAGTTTACCCCATAATATTTTCCTGGCCATACTTTCAAAATTACTGGTTTGTTCCCTTTAAATTTTCTGTAAAGTGTAGGAAATCAGCgcataaaaccaaaatcttaaaattgttattgtttagttcctaaacaaacaaaaacattagTCCAAGGCACTTCTGAGTGTTAAGTCTCAgacagaaaacaatgaaaacagcAGCTGTGAAAACAGAAGTTACAATATTACATCATATACTCAGAATCTAATGTCTGACAAGATGCTTTTACTTCTATACAAAGgtttaaagattattttcagTTACTCTAACTTGAGAGCCAGCATCAGAGTAGTGATTTTCTGATGCTTCTTTCCTCATAGCTTTAAGTTATCATCATCATACATGAAGTCTGTGTTTCTCACCTGGATTAGTAATACCCCTTTTATACAACACAGACTTGATGGATCTTAAATGAGAATCAAGTTAGTGAATAAGCAACAAGTTAACAAATCTACAGGCTTGCAAATTCTGATCTTTTTAAATGTAAGTAGAAAAGGTTCATCAGGTGCAACCAAGTCAATAGGTTTACACTAGTACAAACCGGGCCAACATGACACCAGAATCTGCCCTCTTCTGTCAGTATGAGGAGATTTCACTGGAGAGAACCATGTTTTGAAACAGTTGGAAAAAATAGGACTTTAACTATCATATAACAGGAAAACAGCCCCAAGattgtaaagaaaagaaaaatgacaccACTATCAGAAAACTCAGGGGAAGTaacactttttttaattaagatttaATTCAATAATTTCCATGCTTTGGCTATGTACATAGCTAAACCCTATTTATCACTgctcattaaaaattaaagcaataCAGTGTTCAGGCCAGGACATTCTCATGAGCttcactgcagcagcacaggactgGTAGGAGGAATCAAAAGCAGAACTAGGCCAAGGGCTGCTCTCAGTTCTGCTGTAAGCTGAGGACCTGGAGGAGTACTGACATTTTCCTAAGTTTCTGCAGCTGTACAGTGCCCAACACACTGATGAATCTGAAACATATGCTCTAAGATTAATTTTTGCAAATTCTTAGTTAAGAAATACACAAGGTTTCTCTTAATAATCTCATGCAGTACTttttccaagtgaaagcaaGCTAAATGAACAAAACCAGCTGTGCTGACTGCCATGGCAACAAATTTGAAGTGTGAAATGTTTCCTCTGTTgtatttccttttgctttccatTATATATCAAAACAGTTTGACATATGCTGAATACATTCTTTTTACATCGGGATAGAAGAGGATTTATTATCTACTTCATCACTCTACATTCTTCCCATCAAGTCCTTTCCTTGGAAGTCCACATGATTTCCTTATATTCCTCCCTTCTAAAGAACTGAAACTTTTTAATTCCACTCACAAGAATGGTGAAAATTATTCAGTCTACAGCAGGCAGAACTCTTATGCTACTATAAATCCcgacagaaaaatattttaaagacacCAGATTCTTATAAGAGTATTTATGAATTAAATAAATGTATCCTACCAAAATCCTTCCTAccacatttatttaaaacaaataatatttATAACCAGAAAGATAATCTGTTATCTTTCTGTTATCTAGTTTAAAAGTACTTGATAATGCATGATATGAGAAGATAAATAAGCAGCAGCATAAATACTCCCAACTCAGAGACCTGTAGAGAGGACTAGTaagaaaaaggaacagattTACAGTTAGAGACGCCTTGCAGGATCTGCACCTGTAAAGATATTACCCAACAGTAGGAATAATTATGtcacagaaatgcagagaaacTAAGTGCTCAACTCTGGATAAAGTTAACCTTCAAACCCAGAGAAGTAAATCTTCTAAAAGTGTTTTTGTTACAATTGTTacaattgaaacaaaaagatGTTTAAGTTGTTGTAACTTTTTGTTacaattttgttacattttaaaatctcaaTAGGAAATTCTACACATTACTGTGGTGAGCTGACCCTGGCTGAACTCCTTGTGCCCACTAAAGCTGTGCTTGTCAGTTCCCTCATCAGCTGGATGGGAGAGGAAATAGAACAAAGGTATCATGGGTCAAGACAAGGACAGCAAGATCACTCACCAATTACTGTCACAGACAAACTAGACTCgaggaaattaatttattaccaattaAATGAGAGTaaagtaatgagaaataaaatcaagtcTTAAAAagtttccccccacccctccttctgcCTGGGCTCAACTTCACTTCCAaattctctacctcctcccctccagcagtgCAAGAGGGAgctgtggtcagttcatcacaggcTGTCTCTGccatctctttcctcctcacagagagaactcctcaacacttaccctgctccagtatggggtctctcccacaggagacagtcctccatgaacttctgtAATGTCCTTTTCATGGGCTGAAGTTCttaaactgctccagcatgggtctttTCCATGGGGGCAGTCCTTCAGAAACTGactccagcatgggtccccctagggtcacaagtcctgccagcaaacctgctcctgcagaggCACCTCTCTgtccacaggtcctgccaggagcctgctccagtacaggcttcccatggggtcacagccttCTTTGGGCACCCAACCTCTCCAGTGTagggtcctccctgggctgcaggtatatctctgctcccctgtggcctctaTGGCTGCAaaggcagggcctgcctcaccatgaaCTGCACCAGAGTCTGCAGGGAAACCTCTATTCAGGTGCCTGGAAgacctcctctcctccttcactcaccttggtatctgcagagctgttcctcTCATACATTCTCACTCCTCTATCTCACTGCAGTTGGTGTTGTCCTGCAACTTTTCCTACTTCTTAATTATGTTCTCCCAGGGCTCAGAATTGGTCTTGGAGCTGGCTGGCATTGCATCTATCAGACATAAGGGGAGCTTCTTGCAGCTTCTCAGAGAAGACACTCCTGCAGCCACCTGCCCCTCTAACTTTGGTATGCAAACCCAATACTACTACCAATTacaaaattaattgaaaaatcTAATTTTAGCAACAATGTCAGCATATTCAAgctaaaatttattttgaagcTGGTAGAATTTCCACGACTCTTccaaaacttttaaaagatgatttttaaaCTAATTCTTGTATTAGGTTATCAAAGCTGCTTGAGAAACTCCATCTGGTGGTCACTAGAAGAATATTCTTGCAGTTCCCAAAAGCAGTAAGATGAGTAAAACTAACTAAAGGAGTTAAGTTAatcattagaaaaagaaataaaaatcattctCAGTTTCTGGTTAAGCACAGATTTGTACCAGCTGGTCTTGTCTGCAGGGAGTAAGGGCATTGCTGCAAGCatttgtaaaaagaaacaaaattaactaCAGCTTCTACaacaaactgctgctgtgaaGATGAGACAGGTAAGAGAAAATCCTGTTGCAAGAAACAAAATCTCAGCAGTGGTTAATTTTGAGTGTGAACTTAACAGAAGGATACCTAACAAGGCTATTAGATTTGATTATTCACAagaaagacatattttttttaaaagcatgtttctCATAGAGTTTTATAAAACACCTGATGCTAGTAATTGTAGTTGATGATAAACAACATATCAAAGGAAGTGCCATTCCCCTTCAGCTCTAGAGCACTGTAGTTTTCTGCCCTTTAATAGAAGGGAATATGTGGAAATACAGGCAATTTTTGAGCTCTCACAGCTGAGTTACATAGATGATCAACTCACACTGAGGAATTTATTCTGTGATGGATAGAAACATTACTgtatagtaataataataaaatactgtttataaAACAACTCACATTAAAAACAATGCCCAGATAAGCCAATATAAGATCAATAATAGTGAATCATGAGCAAGCAATCCTGAGAAAAGAAGGCATCAGTCAAACAGCACAGAATTTATTCtacaacaaaa is a window encoding:
- the GPR146 gene encoding probable G-protein coupled receptor 146; the encoded protein is MWSCETLNNSTENSEDQHLCHDFHLVLSIFSLLYLIICFPIGLCYNGLLVLVNLYNKATMTMPDVYFVNIAIAGLIINALAPMYLLGLANTKWAIWNSNNEVYITLLILFNVSSLVTMYSTTLLSLDYYIERALPRTYMSSVYNTKHVCGFIWGGAMLTSFSSLLFYVCNHVSTKIIECSKMQNKEAADAIMVFIGYVVPAIAVLYALILILRIRKEATPLDQDTGRLDPSVHRLLIATVCTQFTLWTPYYVVLLVSTFTTAQGRVTDESYSRILHFTKILSKFLAFSSSFVMPLLYRYINKNFPNKLRRLLKKIHCGNQACSHERTVVQQVMT